The following is a genomic window from Synechococcales cyanobacterium T60_A2020_003.
GACCACCAATACCTCCTCAGACTCCGTGCGCGTATGCCGCAAGGGCTTTAGTTTTCTTGGGTTTTCAGCATTGCGCTGTCGGGAAGCTGATTTGGCAACTCTTCCCGTTCGCGAGGAGTCTACATCCGGTGAGGTCATTACCAGCAGCAGTCAAGTTGATAATGGAACAACTACCGAAACCAGCAACACAGAGCCACGAAATACGACCAATAACTCATCCCAAACCACCGTTGATGTGGCCCTCCGGGGTGTAGATAGCACGATTTTAGCAGCGGGCGATCGCGTGGGTGGCCTTATTGTTACCCGGGGCTGGACGGCAAACCACATTGGAACGGACCTTGCCCTTCCGCCTCAAAATGGACGCTGGCCCGACTCGACGGGAGTTCCCATCTACGCGATTGGCGCACCCGGATCTAAAGTTGAGGTTCGCTGCTGGTATGAACCGATTGGCGGCCAAAATGCGTCCACCTACTCCGAGGGCATGGACTTCGCCTTTGATTTTGCCCACCTCGATAGCTGTATTGCT
Proteins encoded in this region:
- a CDS encoding M23 family metallopeptidase, which translates into the protein SNNTASSAPKYDISNQVTTSSVQYAAPFVSRRFWVDYAKLPRNSAGEVSTASVANWSVNLPNDDREYLYDPSTRQLTPLADVADRGQMPSLLVEMTTNTSSDSVRVCRKGFSFLGFSALRCREADLATLPVREESTSGEVITSSSQVDNGTTTETSNTEPRNTTNNSSQTTVDVALRGVDSTILAAGDRVGGLIVTRGWTANHIGTDLALPPQNGRWPDSTGVPIYAIGAPGSKVEVRCWYEPIGGQNASTYSEGMDFAFDFAHLDSCIAGERGTVVVNAGDRIGTIGNSGSASTGPHLHMQQRQGGNASPITGTQVEAWKGYIEIALTGIGTNNVASNR